One part of the Mangrovibacillus cuniculi genome encodes these proteins:
- the secDF gene encoding protein translocase subunit SecDF, with protein sequence MVKRSRILAFVLIVALIGSLMGLTTQGTLNNIKLGLDLQGGFEVLYQVETKDGSDVDENVLSSTVQALDRRINVLGVSEPSIQIEGEDRIRVQLPGVEDQNEARELLSTQAELTFRDVNDEVKLDGSDLVENGARPGFNPDNNQPIVSVKLKDADKFGQVTQEILNMGQGNNVLAIWLDFEEGESSFKKAIETNDPALISYPSVDTVLNTTDVQISGSFTVEETKNLADLLNAGSLPVELTELYSTSVGAQFGEQALDLTVKAGIIGIIAVFLFMIAFYRFPGLIAVVTLSTYIYVILVVFDWMNGVLTLPGIAALILGVGMAVDANIITYERIKDELRVGRSLRSAFQAGNKSSFLTIVDANITTLLAGGVLFYFGNSSVKGFATMLIVSILTSFLTAVWGTRLLLGLWVKSNIFKKKPTWFGVKQNQIKDLADNYTTNELETPFDKFDFVKLRNKFFILSGLLITTGLAVLFIFKLNLGIDFVAGTRVEVMSDNTITAEEVSQKLEEINLESSNIVLGGDNFDRATIRYAEDLSQQDIALIKDTFKEEYGIDPNVSTVSPMVGEELAKNAMISVAIAAIGIVLYVTIRFEWAMAVGSIVALLHDAFFIIAIFSLTRLEVDLTFIAAVLTIVGYSINDTIVTFDRMREIAISKKKLKTEEDIAAVVNVGLRQTLVRSLNTVLTVVITVVALLIFGAESIRNFSIALLIGLVAGTYSSIFIAAQLWYVFKVKELKRKGTIITEKVKKYVGDEPQV encoded by the coding sequence ATGGTAAAACGAAGTCGGATTCTTGCGTTTGTTCTCATCGTAGCCTTAATTGGTTCATTAATGGGATTAACAACACAAGGAACCTTGAACAACATTAAGCTAGGTTTAGATTTACAAGGTGGATTTGAAGTCCTTTATCAAGTGGAAACAAAAGATGGATCTGATGTGGATGAAAATGTATTATCTAGTACAGTTCAAGCGTTAGATCGTCGTATCAACGTGTTAGGGGTAAGTGAACCTAGTATTCAAATCGAAGGGGAAGATCGAATTCGTGTCCAACTCCCTGGTGTAGAAGACCAAAATGAAGCAAGAGAATTGCTTTCTACTCAAGCTGAATTAACGTTCCGAGATGTAAATGATGAAGTGAAATTGGACGGTTCGGATTTGGTGGAAAACGGAGCTAGACCTGGATTCAACCCAGATAATAACCAACCAATTGTATCAGTAAAACTAAAAGATGCTGATAAATTTGGACAAGTTACACAAGAAATTTTAAATATGGGTCAAGGAAACAATGTTTTAGCTATTTGGTTAGACTTTGAAGAAGGCGAAAGTAGTTTCAAAAAAGCAATAGAAACAAACGATCCCGCTTTAATTTCTTATCCATCTGTTGATACTGTTCTTAACACAACAGATGTACAAATCTCTGGATCATTCACTGTAGAGGAAACAAAAAATCTGGCTGATCTACTTAATGCTGGTTCTCTTCCAGTAGAACTTACAGAGTTGTACTCTACTTCAGTAGGAGCTCAATTCGGAGAACAGGCGTTAGATCTAACCGTTAAAGCTGGAATTATTGGTATCATAGCAGTCTTCTTATTTATGATTGCATTCTACCGTTTCCCTGGACTAATAGCGGTAGTTACACTTTCCACGTACATTTATGTGATATTAGTAGTATTTGACTGGATGAATGGGGTACTAACACTCCCAGGTATCGCAGCCCTAATTCTAGGGGTAGGTATGGCAGTAGATGCGAACATAATTACGTATGAACGAATTAAAGACGAACTTAGAGTTGGACGTTCCTTACGTTCAGCATTCCAAGCAGGAAACAAATCCTCTTTCTTAACCATTGTAGATGCCAACATTACGACGCTTCTTGCCGGTGGAGTTTTATTCTACTTCGGTAACAGCTCCGTTAAGGGATTTGCAACAATGTTAATAGTAAGTATCTTAACTAGTTTCTTAACAGCTGTTTGGGGAACTAGATTACTTCTTGGACTTTGGGTAAAATCAAATATCTTTAAGAAGAAGCCAACTTGGTTTGGGGTCAAACAAAATCAAATTAAAGATTTAGCGGATAACTATACAACAAATGAATTAGAAACACCGTTTGATAAATTTGATTTCGTTAAACTACGTAACAAGTTCTTTATCTTATCAGGATTATTGATTACGACAGGTTTGGCTGTATTGTTTATCTTTAAGTTAAACTTAGGGATTGATTTTGTGGCTGGAACGCGAGTAGAAGTAATGTCTGATAATACAATCACGGCAGAAGAGGTTTCTCAGAAATTAGAAGAAATCAACTTAGAATCTTCTAACATTGTTCTTGGTGGAGACAATTTTGACCGAGCTACTATTAGATATGCAGAAGACTTATCCCAACAAGACATAGCTCTAATTAAAGATACGTTTAAAGAGGAATATGGGATTGATCCAAATGTCAGCACCGTTTCCCCTATGGTTGGAGAAGAATTAGCGAAAAATGCAATGATATCTGTTGCGATTGCTGCAATCGGTATTGTACTGTACGTAACAATCCGTTTTGAATGGGCGATGGCTGTCGGTTCAATCGTAGCTTTACTGCATGATGCTTTCTTTATCATTGCAATCTTCAGTCTAACTCGTTTAGAAGTGGACTTAACGTTCATTGCAGCTGTCTTGACCATTGTGGGTTACTCGATAAATGATACGATTGTAACGTTTGACAGAATGAGAGAGATTGCTATTTCTAAGAAGAAGTTGAAAACTGAAGAAGACATTGCAGCTGTTGTGAACGTGGGACTTCGTCAAACGTTAGTACGTTCATTAAATACTGTATTAACGGTGGTTATTACGGTTGTTGCACTACTAATCTTCGGAGCGGAATCCATCCGTAACTTCTCTATCGCTTTATTAATTGGTTTAGTGGCCGGTACGTATTCTTCTATCTTTATTGCAGCTCAACTGTGGTATGTATTTAAAGTGAAAGAATTAAAGCGTAAAGGTACCATCATTACCGAAAAAGTAAAAAAATATGTGGGAGACGAACCACAAGTGTAA
- a CDS encoding post-transcriptional regulator — MENNHNRYYKQVLPVLESKVAECHLLGYKTVTVYSLWNYLVKKKWKKPQEKTLSQITYDIFRVSVGDLMNFESVEAFKKPNLFTELEPEELQSLLGRKVPK; from the coding sequence TGGAAAATAACCATAATCGGTATTACAAACAAGTTCTTCCTGTATTAGAAAGTAAAGTGGCGGAGTGTCACTTACTCGGTTATAAAACTGTCACGGTGTATTCGCTTTGGAATTATTTGGTGAAAAAGAAGTGGAAAAAACCACAAGAAAAAACGTTGTCACAAATTACCTATGATATATTTCGTGTTAGTGTTGGTGATTTAATGAATTTTGAATCGGTAGAAGCTTTTAAGAAACCTAACTTGTTTACGGAACTTGAGCCTGAAGAACTTCAGTCTTTGCTAGGCAGAAAAGTACCCAAATAG
- a CDS encoding cation diffusion facilitator family transporter, which yields MNSEERFKLANRAAYIGIIGNIFLAILKGIIGVQANSRALVADAVNSATDVAGSLAVLVGLKAAQQPPDEDHPYGHGKAESIAAIIVAVLIFLVGLEIGKSSIEAFFQPISAPSSFAIYAIVLSIAIKEGLFQYTVRLGKRIKSDALIVTAHDHRSDVFASSAVLLGVGASIIGDQFSIPWLTYADPLAGIIVAILILTMAWKLGGESIHNTLDHVLHEEDTVELKKMVRNVDGVLLINEFHAREHGHYVIIDLKVAVDPYITVEEGHMIGKQVKKVLLEEGHVQNVFVHINPFNEEDGMDVDGEVKR from the coding sequence ATGAACTCCGAAGAACGCTTTAAACTTGCTAACAGAGCCGCATACATAGGTATTATTGGGAATATATTTTTAGCTATTTTAAAAGGTATTATTGGGGTTCAAGCAAACAGTCGAGCACTTGTGGCCGATGCAGTGAATTCAGCAACAGATGTTGCAGGGTCATTAGCTGTTTTAGTTGGGCTAAAAGCAGCACAACAACCTCCAGATGAGGATCATCCTTATGGACATGGTAAAGCAGAGTCTATTGCTGCGATTATCGTGGCGGTTTTAATTTTTCTAGTTGGCTTAGAGATTGGAAAGTCTTCCATTGAAGCCTTCTTTCAACCAATATCGGCTCCGAGTTCATTTGCTATTTATGCAATTGTTCTATCGATAGCCATTAAAGAAGGATTGTTTCAATACACCGTTAGATTGGGTAAAAGAATAAAGTCAGATGCATTAATTGTCACTGCCCATGATCATCGCTCGGATGTTTTTGCTTCAAGTGCTGTTTTACTTGGAGTAGGTGCTTCTATCATAGGTGATCAATTTTCTATTCCTTGGTTAACATATGCAGATCCGCTAGCTGGAATCATTGTAGCTATTTTAATTTTAACGATGGCATGGAAGCTTGGTGGAGAGTCTATCCATAACACATTAGATCATGTATTGCATGAGGAAGATACCGTTGAATTAAAAAAAATGGTGCGCAATGTAGATGGTGTGTTATTGATTAATGAATTCCATGCACGTGAACATGGTCATTATGTCATTATTGATTTAAAGGTTGCCGTCGATCCGTATATAACTGTGGAAGAAGGTCATATGATAGGAAAGCAAGTGAAAAAGGTACTCCTTGAAGAAGGCCATGTACAAAATGTATTCGTTCATATTAACCCATTTAATGAAGAAGATGGCATGGACGTAGACGGGGAGGTTAAAAGATGA
- a CDS encoding LapA family protein — MKGQWTLIISLALALIVAIFAVVNVDAVSVNYLFGEAEIPLILVILGSVLVGGVIVAGVSVFRFFSLNRQVKLLNNELQAVRKEKEGKKEEQKKQVTASTVGQDAGE; from the coding sequence ATGAAAGGTCAATGGACGCTAATTATTAGTTTAGCTTTAGCTTTAATTGTAGCTATTTTTGCAGTGGTGAATGTGGATGCTGTTTCCGTGAATTATTTGTTTGGCGAAGCAGAGATTCCGTTAATTTTAGTCATTCTTGGTTCTGTTTTAGTTGGAGGAGTTATTGTTGCGGGAGTAAGTGTGTTCCGATTCTTTTCTTTAAATAGACAGGTGAAGTTGTTAAATAATGAACTACAAGCTGTTCGTAAGGAGAAAGAGGGTAAGAAAGAAGAACAAAAGAAACAAGTGACTGCTAGCACTGTAGGGCAGGATGCTGGGGAGTAA